TTTATAAACTCGACCcaatttttaccattttgCCAGTTAGGAATAATCTAGGGACCAACTTGAAAATTCTAAACAATTCCAGGGCCTTTCAGCAATAAAAATACTAAGGCACGTGTGACTGTTGACATTCGCACGTGTTGCAAACGATTGGGAGATAGTCGGTGACAGTCTCAAATTTTGCTTCGTTAATCAAATCGAAGTATTATAAACCCTAGAGTCCAGAGAGCCCATAATTTGTCCCAATCTTCATCGGAATTGGAAGAACGTCGAGTTTTCTCTCGATTGATTCAAGTATTTTGATCGGAATTCGTTGAATTAGCTGTTCAATCATGCTTCTTTCTCCGGGACACTCTCCCCGACATATCTCATCCCCCTCGCCGTCGACGGTTTCCGAGAATGCGATCCAAAATCTGCCGAGTTCGTCTTCGATTACGCCTCGGAGCTCTAGGAAACATCCCAAGGTTCTTGATGAGGATGCCTATGTAGAAGCGATAGAGAATATTATAGAGCGGGATTACTTTCCCGACATCTCGAAGCTCAGAGATCGTCTCGATTGGCTTGAAGCGATTAAAAGTGAAGACCCGATTCTAATTCGAGATGCGCAGTTGAAGATCATGGAGCGTCGTGGCCAGAAGGTTAAACGTTTGAACCCTGATGGTAAGTCCCAGACACCTGGTTCCACTTTTATGAGAAGTTTTACCTCTTTTGATGGATTTGAGGGTAAAACCCCGAAAACCCCCCTCTTTGGTAAAAGTGATATTGCCGGTGAAACGGAGGAGGGTGGTTGTGATGGTAAGGTGGTGGATGAATCGTTGTCGCTCGATGAGTTTTTTAGGCAATATACGAGCGAGGATAATTTTAGCTTTTCCAAAATTCTTGACAAAGATAATAGGAAGAGGAAGGAGAGATACGCATATTTGACGGAGGGTGAAAAGGAAGTTATGAAGTCAATTGAGGATGTAAAAAGAGATAGAATAACTGATGGTTATGGGACTTCCGATCAGCCGCCAAGTACCTTGGAAGGATGGAAGTATACTGCAAAAAATTTGTTGATGTATCATCCATCCGACAGAGGTGAGGCTCCACTGACAGAGGAAGAAATGGCTGTTAGATTGAAGGGCCTTACCAAGGAAATTAACCGAACTAGCACTCGGTTCCATGGTAAATTGATGGACTCAAGGCCAAAAGGCGATGGTACAGTTGAAGTGCTCTATACCCCTGTGGCTGGATCTACTCCATATCCTGTGTCTAATAGAGACGGCGATAGACTGAAGAAGTATGATTTGGAGGATTTAAGGAAGACCCCAAATCCATTTTATGTAGAATCAGGGAAAAAGGCTGAGAATGGCTACGGTTTTGTCCGAACGCCGTCCCCTGCTCCCGGTGTTGATGAATCTCCATTTATCACGTGGGGTGAGATTGAAGGAACACCCCTGAGACTTGATCCTGAGGAGACGCCTATTGACATTGGTGGTACAGTTGATGGGCCACGTTATAATATTCCTTGTCCACCTGCAAGAGATGAGAAGGCTCATTCACTTTCAAGGGAGGCTGCACGAAAGCTAAGGGAGAAATCAAAGATGTTTCAGAAGCCACCGTTGCCATCACCCGTTAGAGGGGGAAGTGCGAGCCCAAGTGTTCGAAGGACCCTCTCTCCAGCCGCCCAGAAGTTTGTAAGGAATGCAATAGCGAAGTCGACATCTTCATTTGATGAAACCCTTCGTGCCAGTTACAGAGGTCGAAGCCCGAGTTCAGCAACCCCTAAAAGCGGGAGGAGTTTGTCTAGATTTGCAAGAGATGGGAGCTTTGGATCTAGGTCACCTTCTGTTAAAGAAGGTTCTAATCCTGCTTGGTGATGTAATGTTTCCATTCAATATGAATTGGTCCATGTATTCTAATAATTCTATCTTTAAACCCTTTCCTTAAATCacttatattttataacattttcGATGTCGATGTAAAGAGGTTGCTAAATTTGTTGGATTCTAGACAACAAATGAACCGACCATGTGATAGCCTGAAATCTTATAATGTGACTGCTCCGATCCATTTCTGCACATACATTTGTTTCAACTTCCAGCTGATGATTAAATTAACTGATATTGTTAACCTTTTACACTGCACTGGATTTCATCGTTCATGAAATGTATGTTTGAGTATTGTAGTTGAATGCAGGGAATTTTCTGCTGAGGACCGGTGTATGAACACGAAGTACGATTGTCGCTAGTCAAGGCGACATACTATCAGTCACTGATTCAAGGATTATTAGAATAGTTTCTGGCTGTAGACTCAACTTGTATTACATATTTCTGTGCTTAATGGATGACAGAAAGAATCTTCCCTCTGAAGTTATAAGGTAGCGTAAAATGTGAAGGAGAGCATTTGATTATTGAAGAAGTTGTACAGTATCTCACTCTGCAGTGAACTTCACAAAAGTAAGTTCTGGGGATTGAGAAAATGCTGCGAGAAAGCAAGCGCCGCCCTCTTTCCAAAGCATTCTCCCGAGCTTTCAGAAGCCGTGCCGTCATGGGTGTGCTGGCGTTTACCATGTAACTTCTTCCTCAATTCACCTCtttctcattattattttaactctTTGCTGATTTCTTCTGATTATCTTTTGCAGGTTTTGGTTCTCCGTCAGATCTGATTCACCTACTCAAAtgcaaaaattataatatatgaatgGATACAAAAGGAAAGCGACGAAGAGAGCCCAAATTGTGGTTCACATAACAGCGAAAGAGGGAGAAAGCCAAGCTTATTCTAATGGCCGAGGCGTTTTAGAAGTTCAAGAATTCAACTTTTCAGCAATCGAGAACGTTTTTGAAGCCTTAAAATATGGGTATGGAGATTACACTCGTGTGCATTTGACTTTTGACTTGGAAGGAATAAAAACTGCACGAATGTATGTGGACAAACTTGTACAATTCCCCTCTTTTCccctcttttctctcttccgTTTTCCTCATTTTGCACTGGTTTATGGATTCTAGGATCTTTAGATGTACTTATTTCTTCGATTCCTGAAATGGGTGCTTACCATTTATGGCCATAAGAAGGCGTAACGTTACTCGCTATCGGAATTTGCTTCAGTTCAAAGATTTCCCAACTCGCTCAGCTCTCAGAAACTTTCATAAATTCTGGTTTGAAGGTCTATTAGGAACTATGTTGATGGCAGTGATCAGCCCCAAAGTCAGCTCAGTGGCCTCTAGTCCTTTCACTTCACCGAATATCGGGGTTTTGCTCAAGATCAAGATCATTTCATGGTTGGGTTCACTTTTTTTGAGATTATATTGCTTCGTCTTTCATTTCGCTTTTGATTTCTGATAAGTGGATGATGTCTCAGGAGCCAAGAAACTGGTTTGCCTGTTTCTATACGGATTCGAGTTGGTGATAGAACCTTCAACTTGCACAAGGTAAAGATGAATCTGGAGGATTTTTGGGAAATACATCAATGGATAGTACTctttatattcatattcaatTAAGCAAGActgttgtttttttgtttttgcagcATCCTCTCCTGTCCAAGAGTGGATACTTCCAGAAAAGGCTAAATGAATCGACCGAGTATGAGCTCCCATCGGACTTTCCCGGTGGCCCAGAAACCTTTGAATTACTTGCACTCTTCATCTATGGCTCCTCTACTCTTGTTGATCCTTTTAACGTAGCAGCCCTCCGATGTGCTGCGGAGTTTCTTGAAATGACAGATGATTACTATTCCGGTAACCTTTGCGAGCGATTCGATATCTATTTAAACCAAGTGGTCTTCCAAAGCTGGGACGATACACTAATCATACTCCAAAAGTGCCAACAATTGCTTCCCTGGTCCGAGGAGCTGTTAATTGTAAGCCGATGCATCGAATCTCTTGCCTTCATGGCTTGCATGGAGATTCTAGACCCCGAGAAAAGGCGAGACCAACCAGTCATTACAATGGATGCATTGGCCAGTCAGGTTTGGAGCTGTGAAATAGTGAAAGAAATCTTGTGCCAAGATCTTTGGATCAAGGACCTCATTGCTCTACCATTTGAATTCTTCAAAAGAGTTGTGGGATCCTTGAGAAGACAAggtatgaaagaaaaatacgtGAGCCCGATCATCGTTTTCTACGCTAACAAATGGATTCTTTCGCAAAAAACGCGCCAGTTCTGGGAGAGTACTGATGAGAAAGTtgtagatgatga
This sequence is a window from Cucurbita pepo subsp. pepo cultivar mu-cu-16 chromosome LG04, ASM280686v2, whole genome shotgun sequence. Protein-coding genes within it:
- the LOC111792438 gene encoding protein DGCR14-like is translated as MLLSPGHSPRHISSPSPSTVSENAIQNLPSSSSITPRSSRKHPKVLDEDAYVEAIENIIERDYFPDISKLRDRLDWLEAIKSEDPILIRDAQLKIMERRGQKVKRLNPDGKSQTPGSTFMRSFTSFDGFEGKTPKTPLFGKSDIAGETEEGGCDGKVVDESLSLDEFFRQYTSEDNFSFSKILDKDNRKRKERYAYLTEGEKEVMKSIEDVKRDRITDGYGTSDQPPSTLEGWKYTAKNLLMYHPSDRGEAPLTEEEMAVRLKGLTKEINRTSTRFHGKLMDSRPKGDGTVEVLYTPVAGSTPYPVSNRDGDRLKKYDLEDLRKTPNPFYVESGKKAENGYGFVRTPSPAPGVDESPFITWGEIEGTPLRLDPEETPIDIGGTVDGPRYNIPCPPARDEKAHSLSREAARKLREKSKMFQKPPLPSPVRGGSASPSVRRTLSPAAQKFVRNAIAKSTSSFDETLRASYRGRSPSSATPKSGRSLSRFARDGSFGSRSPSVKEGSNPAW